The Candidatus Manganitrophaceae bacterium region TGATCGGCCCCTCCGGCTGCGGAAAATCGACCTTTATCCGCTGCCTGAATCGATTGCACGAGGTCATTCCCGGCGCGCGCCTCTCCGGAAGCATTCTCCTCGATGGGGGGACGATTTATGGACCGGGGATCGATGCGGCGATGATCCGGCGGCGGGTCGGAATGGTCTTTCAAAAGCCGAATCCCTTCCCGACGATGTCGGTTTTCGACAACGTGGCGGCGGGATTAAAATTGGGCGGCGTCCGCCGCCGCGACGTTCTCGAGGAGCGGGTGGAGCGGGCGCTGAAACAGGCGGCCCTTTGGGACGAGGTCAAAGATGCCTTGCACAAATCGGGAATGAGCCTGTCCGGCGGCCAACAGCAGCGGCTCTGCATCGCCCGCGCCTTGGCCGTCGATCCGGAAGTCCTTCTGCTCGACGAGCCGACCTCGGCGCTCGACCCGATCGCCACCGGCCGGATTGAGGAGCTGTTGCGGGAATTGAGAGAGAGCTATACAATTGTAATTGTCACACACAACATGCAGCAGGCGGCCCGAATCTCCGACAAAACCGGATTTTTCTTGCTCGGAGAGCTGGTCGAATTCGATGTCACCTCAAAGATGTTTACGAATCCGAAAGATTCGCGGACGGAAGATTATATCACCGGGAGATTTGGATAATGGCGCACCGCCATTTTGAAGAAGAGCTGACACGACTGAAGGAGCGCATCCTGAAGATGGGGGCGCTGGTTGAAACGCAGATCGCCGCCTCCATTAAAGCGCTGGTGGAGCGCGACACCGCATTGGCGAAGCAGACGATCCAGAACGACCATCTGGTCAACGCGATGGATGTCGAGGTCGATGAAGAGTGCATCCGGCTCCTCGCCCTCTATCAGCCGGCGGCCCGCGACCTCCGCTTTATCACGACCGCCATGAAAATCACGACCGACCTGGAGCGGATGAGCGATCTGGCGGAAGATATCTGCGAGCGATCGATCGAGCTCGCCGAAGAGCCGCTCCTCAAGCCCTATATCGACCTGCCGCGAATGGCGGAAGCGGCCCAGAAGATGGTCCGGGAGACGCTCGATGCATTCGTCAACAAAGACGCCGCACTCGCTCGAAAAGTCTGCGCCGAAGATGAATTCATCGACGACCTTACCCAGCAGATCTTCCGGGAGCTTCTCTCCTACATGTCGGAAGACCCTGCCACGATCACCCGCGCCATCCGGATCAGCTTCATCTCCAAATACATCGAACGGATCGGCGATCACGCCACGAACATCGCCGAAATGGTCGTCTACCTGGTCGAAGGAAAAATCATCCGACATACAAAAGTGTGACGCTGCGGCCGATCGACTCGGATCTTCACTCCGAAATCCGCAATCTTGACAGCGTCCCCCTCCTCCGCTACGATTGATCTCGACCCTTTTCCTCCCACCCCCAGCTGAGAGGTATCCGATGCGCCCCGTCTACATGATCACCGGCGGAATCACCAAATTCAAAAAAGCCAACCCTGAAAAAGATTTCCGCTACATGGTCAAAGAGGCGTTCGACTATGCCCTCGCCGATCTCCCCAAATTGAAATTGGAGATGATCGACGGCGCCGTCGGCTCCTACTTCTCCGATCATTTCACCCGGCAGCTAAAAGCGGCCAGCATGGTCCAAGACTACCTCGGCCTCTGTCCCAAGCCGTCGAAACGGATCGAGGGAGGCGGCGCCACCGGCGGCCTCTGCTTCCAGAGCGCCTGGGAGGCGGTCGCATCGGGCCGGATGAACATTTGTCTGGCGTTCGGCTTCGAGACGATGTCGCGGGTCAACACCTGGAAGGGGAACGAGTTCATCGCGCTCGCCTCGGACACGAATTTTGATTTTCCGGTCGGCGGCTTCTACACCGGCTATTATGCGATGATGGTCCGGCGCCACATGCATGAGTTCGGGACGACGCCGGAGCAGCTCGCGATGGTGTCGATCAAGAATCACGCCAACGCCCTCTACAATCCCTATGCCCAGCGTCCGGGAAAATTGACGGTAGAAGATGTCCGGAATTCCGAAATGGTCGCGACCCCGCTGACGATGCTCGACATCTGCACCATGTCGGACGGCGCCGCGGTCGCTTTCCTCGCCTCGGAAGAGGTCGCCATGAAGCTCTGTCCCCATCCGGTGAAAATCACCGGGGTCGGCTCCGGCAGCGACGCGATGCGGATGGCCGACCGCCCCCACGGAAAGGTGCTTCTCCTGCCGCACGAGAAAGCGAGCGACTACCGAAACCTCAAATACCCCGGCGTCCACTCTTTCCGAGGCGGCCGGGCGGCGGCGAAGCAGGCGTATGAAATGGCGGGGGTCCAAAACCCGATCGACGATTTCGACTTCATCGAGCTGCACGACGCCTATACCTCGTCGGAAATTCAGACCTACGAAGACCTCGGCCTGTGCAAATACGGCGAGGGGGGGACCTTCGTCGAGGAGGGAAATCCGTTCATGCCGGGAATCGACTACGGCCTCCCCTTACCGAAACAGGGACGCCTCCCGGTGAACCCCAGCGGCGGGCTGCTGGCCTGCGGCCACCCGGTCGGCGCCACCGGCCTCATGCAGGCGGTCTTCGCCTTCTGGCAACTCCAAGGAACGATCAAAAAACACCTCGGCGTCGGAAAACTCCAGATCAAAAACCCAAAGCGCGGCCTGATCCACAGCCACGCCGGCACCGGCACCTACATTACGGTAAGCATCCTAGAGCAGCCGTAAGCGGATTCTTTTTATACCGCCTCCCTCTTTTGTTACGCTACAGCTGCATTGCACAGGCACTATATTACGAATGAGTGTCGTAAGCGCCTGCGCGACATGGCGTCCCGTGCCCGCCACTCTGCTGCGTTTTTGATCAAACGCTCCATCGACCTTTACAGGGCGCCTGTCTGAGGCGCAGTCCGCACTGCTTTGTGCGGTCGCGCCGAGTTCGGCCGCAGGGGGGCCAGGGGGTTCCACCCCCGGCGTCTGGGGAAGCCGGAGGGGGCGCGACGAGGCGCCCCCACGGTGGGGCTTGGGGCGAAGCCCCATTCCATCGCCCTGAATTCAACTTGATACTTCCCTTCCCGTCCATGGGCATCTCCCCCCGATTGCGCACTCGATTTAATTTTTTTTATAATAGATAAATAATCCAACAGACAACCCTTATCCCCGAACGCCAATGATCTTCCCTGAAGACGAAAAACCAGATCTAAGCGGTCTCCACCCCGCCGTCTTCATCGTCGCCATGGTCGGAATCATGGTTCTCCTCATTGTCGGACTCTTGCAGCTCGGATAACCGACACCGCACGATGAAGTGTCTCTGCCTCTCCTTTGGAACGGTCGCATCGAGACCGCCATTTCGGATATGATAGTGGTATATTCCCTGAAAGAAGGAGAGCAGCGATGAGAGCGGTCCGCCGCGTCAAAACGGAAAAAAAAGAGCTGCCTCCGTCGACCCGATCAAATACCGATCTTTTCGCAAGAAAGACGCTTGTCGCCGTCGGGATCACCGCGGCAGTCGTCATTTTATTATTGCTGATCGGCGCCGCGGCCGACGTCCTCCTTCTTATTTTTGCCGGCATTCTTTTGGCGGTGCTCCTTCGGAGTCTGAGCGATTGGATCGCCTCCCATACGCCGCTCTCTGCCGGTTGGTCGCTGGCAGCAGTCCTCTTTCTTCTGCTCGGGCTGTTCGGATTGTGCGGCTGGTCGCTCGCCCCCGACATCTCCCAACAGTTTGACCAGCTGATCCAAAACATCCCGCAGATGGTGGCGCAGCTCAACCGCCGTCTCATGCAATCTCAATGGGGACAGCAGCTTCTGGCGCAAACACCCAAGGCCGCCGAGCAGCTGGCGAAACCGGCCGGCCTCCTGTCAGGACTGGCCGCTCTTTTTTCAAGCACCTTTGGACTTCTGGCCAACGTCGTCATCGTCTTCTTTATTGGACTCTACCTGGCGATCGATCCGGCCACTTATCGAAACGGGGTCGTCCGGCTCTTTCCGCTTCATCGGCGGGAGCGGATCGCCGGGGTCATCGATCAGATCGGCGAGACCCTCCGGTGGTGGATGATCGCCCGGATGGTTGCGATGATCGTCATCGGCGTCCTGACCACCCTCGGGCTCTGGTTCCTCGACATTCAACCGGCGCTGGCGCTCGGAATCGTGGCGGGCATCCTCAACTTCGTCCCCTACATCGGCCCCCTCCTTTCGGCCGTCCCGGTCCTGCTGATCACCCTCGGACAAGACCCGACCCAGCTGCCTTA contains the following coding sequences:
- a CDS encoding thiolase domain-containing protein (Catalyzes the synthesis of acetoacetyl coenzyme A from two molecules of acetyl coenzyme A. It can also act as a thiolase, catalyzing the reverse reaction and generating two-carbon units from the four-carbon product of fatty acid oxidation), yielding MRPVYMITGGITKFKKANPEKDFRYMVKEAFDYALADLPKLKLEMIDGAVGSYFSDHFTRQLKAASMVQDYLGLCPKPSKRIEGGGATGGLCFQSAWEAVASGRMNICLAFGFETMSRVNTWKGNEFIALASDTNFDFPVGGFYTGYYAMMVRRHMHEFGTTPEQLAMVSIKNHANALYNPYAQRPGKLTVEDVRNSEMVATPLTMLDICTMSDGAAVAFLASEEVAMKLCPHPVKITGVGSGSDAMRMADRPHGKVLLLPHEKASDYRNLKYPGVHSFRGGRAAAKQAYEMAGVQNPIDDFDFIELHDAYTSSEIQTYEDLGLCKYGEGGTFVEEGNPFMPGIDYGLPLPKQGRLPVNPSGGLLACGHPVGATGLMQAVFAFWQLQGTIKKHLGVGKLQIKNPKRGLIHSHAGTGTYITVSILEQP
- the phoU gene encoding phosphate signaling complex protein PhoU gives rise to the protein MAHRHFEEELTRLKERILKMGALVETQIAASIKALVERDTALAKQTIQNDHLVNAMDVEVDEECIRLLALYQPAARDLRFITTAMKITTDLERMSDLAEDICERSIELAEEPLLKPYIDLPRMAEAAQKMVRETLDAFVNKDAALARKVCAEDEFIDDLTQQIFRELLSYMSEDPATITRAIRISFISKYIERIGDHATNIAEMVVYLVEGKIIRHTKV
- a CDS encoding AI-2E family transporter, which encodes MRAVRRVKTEKKELPPSTRSNTDLFARKTLVAVGITAAVVILLLLIGAAADVLLLIFAGILLAVLLRSLSDWIASHTPLSAGWSLAAVLFLLLGLFGLCGWSLAPDISQQFDQLIQNIPQMVAQLNRRLMQSQWGQQLLAQTPKAAEQLAKPAGLLSGLAALFSSTFGLLANVVIVFFIGLYLAIDPATYRNGVVRLFPLHRRERIAGVIDQIGETLRWWMIARMVAMIVIGVLTTLGLWFLDIQPALALGIVAGILNFVPYIGPLLSAVPVLLITLGQDPTQLPYALLLYIAVQSIDNHFVTPMVERKAVNLPPVLTVTVQLILGVFVGALGVMFASPLTASLLVAIKMLYVEDTLGDRIEEA
- the pstB gene encoding phosphate ABC transporter ATP-binding protein, with protein sequence MSKPIFEISQLHAWFGEVHVLKGINLSIAPREVTALIGPSGCGKSTFIRCLNRLHEVIPGARLSGSILLDGGTIYGPGIDAAMIRRRVGMVFQKPNPFPTMSVFDNVAAGLKLGGVRRRDVLEERVERALKQAALWDEVKDALHKSGMSLSGGQQQRLCIARALAVDPEVLLLDEPTSALDPIATGRIEELLRELRESYTIVIVTHNMQQAARISDKTGFFLLGELVEFDVTSKMFTNPKDSRTEDYITGRFG